One window from the genome of Diospyros lotus cultivar Yz01 chromosome 11, ASM1463336v1, whole genome shotgun sequence encodes:
- the LOC127813021 gene encoding IQ domain-containing protein IQM1, which translates to MGLSLSLLLSAWNEILEYKFFSLADAMETVLARSISFGANGGELEDSETINKSEGLNQRIQSEKSRLKTTFPLINLVLEKENLESMSLEDNDSDSVKKIKPKIALAEPEIFFSPRPKTELDAAATKVQKVYKSYRTRRNLADCAVVVEELWWKALDFAALKRSSVSFFSITKPETAASRWARARTRAAKVGKGLSKDEKAQKLALQHWLEAIDPRHRYGHNLHFYYDVWSDSKSSQPFFYWLDVGDGRELNLESCSRVILHRQCIQYLGPMERETYEVIVVSGKLAYKQSGIVLSTDEHSKWIFVLSTSRALYVGQKKKGVFQHSSFLSGGATTAAGRLICHDGILEAIWPYSGHYLPTEDNFKEFLSFLEEHQVDLTNVKRCAADDDHVSFKRSTEDDAKPEEVEARSETTIPTDVNAANGNGPTDNTSIKTSDPETGITTNARTPRFDLNRPLSCKWTTGLGPRIGCVSDYPIDLRSLALEKMNLSPRFTPARSKSSIPIPSPRPSPKIRVSPRLAYMGLPSPRVPASAGN; encoded by the exons ATGGGCCTCTCTCTTTCCTTGCTCTTATCTGCATGGAATGAAATCCTAGAATACAAATTCTTCAGTTTGGCAGACGCCATGGAAACTGTATTGGCGAGATCGATAAGCTTTGGAGCAAACGGTGGGGAATTGGAAGATTCAGAAACCATAAACAAATCTGAGGGATTAAATCAAAGGATTCAATCTGAAAAATCAAGGCTTAAAACCACTTTTCCACTCATTAATTTAgttcttgagaaagaaaattTGGAGTCTATGTCTTTAGAAGACAACGATTCTGATTCTGTCAAGAAGATAAAGCCAAAAATTGCTCTTGCTGAGCCAGAGATATTTTTTTCTCCAAGACCGAAAACCGAGCTTGATGCTGCTGCAACCAAGGTTCAGAAAGTGTACAAGAGTTATCGTACCAGAAGAAACCTTGCGGATTGTGCTGTTGTGGTTGAAGAACTCTG GTGGAAGGCCTTAGATTTTGCTGCTCTAAAACGGAGCTCAGTATCGTTTTTCAGCATCACAAAACCAGAAACTGCAGCATCACGGTGGGCTCGTGCAAGGACTAGGGCTGCCAAG GTTGGGAAGGGCTTGTCTAAGGATGAAAAGGCTCAGAAACTAGCTCTTCAACATTGGCTTGAAGCT ATTGATCCACGTCATAGGTACGGACACAATTTGCATTTCTATTATGATGTATGGTCAGATAGCAAGAGCTCCCAACCTTTCTTCTATTG GTTGGATGTTGGCGATGGTAGAGAATTAAATCTTGAGAGTTGTTCTAGAGTTATTTTACATCGTCAATGCATTCAATATCTTGGACCT ATGGAACGGGAAACATATGAAGTGATCGTGGTGAGTGGAAAGCTAGCATACAAGCAATCCGGAATTGTATTGAGTACAGATGAGCATTCTAAGTGGATCTTTGTCCTAAGCACATCAAGGGCTTTGTATGTGGGACAGAAAAAGAAAGGTGTTTTCCAGCACTCGAGTTTTCTCTCTGGAGGAGCTACAACTGCTGCCGGTAGATTGATTTGCCATGATGGGATCCTCGAG GCTATATGGCCATATAGTGGTCACTATCTTCCAACTGAAGACAATTTCAAGGAGTTCCTCAGCTTCCTCGAGGAGCACCAAGTTGATTTGACCAATGTTAAG AGATGTGCAGCAGATGATGACCATGTCTCATTCAAACGTAGCACTGAGGATGATGCTAAGCCAGAGGAAGTAGAGGCCCGATCCGAAACTACGATACCAACAGATGTAAATGCTGCCAATGGCAATGGACCAACCGATAATACGTCCATTAAGACCTCTGATCCAGAAACCGGCATAACCACCAATGCAAGAACACCCCGGTTTGACTTGAACAGGCCACTGTCGTGCAAGTGGACAACAGGCCTTGGTCCCCGCATTGGTTGTGTAAGTGACTACCCCATTGATTTAAGATCCCTGGCCCTCGAGAAAATGAATCTATCTCCCAGGTTTACCCCGGCCCGGTCCAAGAGCTCGATTCCAATCCCTTCGCCCCGCCCTAGCCCGAAGATCCGGGTGTCGCCTAGGCTGGCATACATGGGACTTCCAAGCCCAAGGGTTCCTGCTTCAGCCGGAAATTAG